The following is a genomic window from uncultured Draconibacterium sp..
GCCAATGTGTACGTGAGCAATAGTCCAGTCGGTAAAGTGGGTAATTTGGTTTACTGATTTCAGCGACATCATTGGCCCCTCGAAAGTAGACATACCGTAAGCCGTAACAGCCACCACCATAAATTTCAGTGCAGCACTGTCGCGAACGCGATCCCAGGCACCACGTAGAGTAAGCAAACCGTTTATCATACCACCCCAACTTGGGGCAATCAGCATTATCGAAAATGTTACACCTAAAGCTTGTGCCCAATCGGGTAAAGCCTGATACAGCAAATGGTGTGGTCCGGCCCACATGTACAAAAATATAAGCGACCAAAAGTGAATGATCGACAGTTTATACGAGTAAATAGGGCGGTTAGCCGCTTTGGGGAGGTAATAATACATTAAGCCCAAAAACGGAGTTGTAAGGAAAAATGCGACGGCATTGTGCCCGTACCACCATTGTACTACTGCATCTTGTGCACCGGCATAAATGGAATAACTTTTAAACAGCGATATGGGCAGTTCGAAAGAGTTTACCACGTGCAACATGGCTACGCCAAGAAAGGTAGCCAGGTACCACCAAATAGCTGCATAAATGTGCTGAACACGGCGAACAACAATTGTTCCGATCATGTTCCATCCAAAAACCACCCAAATTATGGCAATCAAAATATCAATTGGCCACTCCAGTTCGGCGTATTCTTTCGAGGTGGTAATTCCTGCCAGCAAGGTAACGGCTGCCAGAACAATTATGGTTTGCCAGCCCCAAAAGTGAATCTTACTTAAGGTGTCGCTAAACATTCTGGTTTTAAGCAATTTCTGCATAGAGTAATACACCCCCGCAAAAATGGCGTTTCCTACAAATGCAAAAATAATAGCATTGGTATGCAGTGGTCTCACCCTTCCGAAAGTGGTAAATTCGAGACCAAAGTTGAATACAGGGAAGGCTAGCTGCGCCGCAGCAAGAATGCCTACCAGTACGCCAACAACACCCCAAACCAGTGTAGCCAGAATAAACAACTTAACTATTTTGTTGTCGTAATTAAATTTTTGATTTTCCATGAGTTGGATAATTATTTTTTATTATTCTTTTTTTCTTCATTGGTTTCAGATTCCGATTCCACATCGTCGTCGTCAAAAAGTATCCGCATCGATGGAGTTTCGCTATCATCGTACTGCCCCGATCGAACCGACCAGATAAATGCGCCCAGAAAAATGAGTGCTACCAGTAAACTTACTCCTATAAGCAGATAAAAAATGTTCATTTATTGTTTTTTGCCGGCTCTGCTAATTTTAAAAATCTGAAATACAACATAGCCAATTGTTCCCCATGCACCTAAAACAGCTGCCAGATATGACAACAACAGCCAAACTTGTATATTTTCGTTTGTCGACCAAAGCACTTCTTTATGTATCAGTTTAGGTGTTGGTTTTGGCTGGCCTACTTTTGCAGCGTCGAGCACAACATTTTCGTTAATAAAACCTTCGCCAAGGTCGATAACCAGCGTTACCATTCCCTTTTCGTCACCAATCAGGCTCTCAGGAATATGGTATTCTGCACGTCCTTCTTTATTAGTTAGAACCTGTCCGATGGGAAGTGTACCAAAAGCTTTTTTAGCTCCAATTGAAATTGGTGCTTCAGCCAGTACCACATAATTACTGTCTTTATCCTGGTACTCGGCGAATACTTCTACCTGGTGTTGTTCTTCATTTACCGAAGCCAAAATCTTAGCTTTTTTAGGTGGTTCTTCTACCAATACCGGTTCGTTTCCCGGATTGAAGTTGCGGATGTAGTTTACCAAACGCCAGCGGTCGTCTTCCGAAATGGTGGTTTCGAACTGTGGCATACCACCGCGGCCGTGCGTAATTTTATAGAATAACTCGCCGTCGGTGTTGGCTTGCATTACTTCGCTGGCAAAATCGGGTGGGGGAGGCACTAATGGCAATCCGTTATTTTTGCCCGGATCTCCGTGACACGATTTACAGTCGCGCAAGTATATTTCTTTTCCTTTTTTTACGTTGTCGAGATTATATTCCGATGGATTCTGAACGCTTTTCTGGTCTTCAGGAACCAACCACTCCTGAGCCATTCCCTGCTGTGCAAGAAAAAATAATGCTACAAATAATAATTTGATCTTCATGTTCGTCTATTTTTTTGGTTCAGAGAGGATTTCTTTTTCTACACCTTTTTCTTCAGCATATTCCCAAATGGTGATTACCGGGAACATTTTTGCCAAAACAGTAATAATAAGCAGCGCAGCAGCAAAGGAGAAAATGGTAATCATTATCTCGATACTTGTTGGTGAGTAATGTTTAAAATAATCAGGAACATTTTGTACTGGCAAAAACGGGTGCTCCATTGTAGGAATTACAATAATGTAACGTTTTAACCACGATGCAATCAATACGAAAACCGAGATAATAGTTAACGGTAACGGTTTTCTGAAAAATTTGAAAAGCATTAGGAATATCGGTAAAATCAAACCTGTCATTTGTGTCCACCAAAACATGGGAGCAAAACTTCCCACAAAAAGGTTGCGCAGGTGAATTCCTTCAGCGGTTTTCATTTTATAGGCAGGTACCCAAAATTCGTTGATGTTAAAATACAGGTAAACCAGGCAAACAAAAACCAGTAGTTTTCCCATGTAATCGAAATGCAGATCTTCAAAATATTCGCCTAAACGGTAACGAATCCGGTAGGCATACATTAATATTACCACTGCTGCGGCACCGGCAACAAATGCACCGGCAACAAAGTATGGCCCAAAAATGGTGGTATCCCAACCCGAACGCAAAGTGGCTGCAAACAGCCACGATGTTACAGTGTGGATGGATAAACCTACCGGAATGATCAGAATCATAAGAATACGCATGGCATGGTAAACCAGTTTGTATTGTTCTGCATTTCCGTTCCAGCCAAGGGCCATTATCTTGTATACCTTCATTTTCCAGGCGGGAATATCATCTCCGCCCCTGTCGCGAATTAATGCTAAATCGGGGATAAGTGGAATATAATAAAGCAATACCGAAATGGTAAGGTAGGTAGTAACTACTGTTACGTCCCATATAATTGGCGAGGCAAAACGTCCGTGTAAAAACACATTGAGAAAGCGATCAGGACGTCCCATGTCGTTTATAATAATGATACCCGCTAAAGCTACTCCGGCAATTGCTACTTGCTCGGCAACACGTGAAATGGGGTGCGACCATTTTATTTTTAACAAGTGTAAAGAAGAGCTTATTAAAAAGCCGATTAGGCTAATTGCCACAAAAAACACAAAGTTGGCAATGTACATGCCCCACGAAACGTAGTCGCGCATACCGGTAACACCCAGTCCGTCGCGAATTTGTATTCCCCAGCCCCATAGTCCAACACCGGCAAACATAATGAGTATGAAATACCAAAAATTCGTGAGCTCGTCGCGTTTTACAATCGAGCGGGTGAGGTCGAAAGTTATTTTATCCAATAATTTCCGGGCTTCTTCCGGCGATTTTGTTTTTTCCATCGTTTAAAGTTTAGTCGATTTATGAGTGGTGTTCTTCAATTTCGCCCTGAAACGGGAATGCCCTATCTTTTGGTGGCAGGTAATAAACTCGTGGTTTTGTACCCAATTCCGGCATTAATGTATAAGCTGCATTGTCTCTTACTAACTTGCTAAAGCTCACCGTTTCGTGTGTAGTTCCGTTGGTAACCGCATCTTCGTTTTGGTCGCCAAACCAGTAAACTCCGTTGGGGCACGACGAAACACATGTTGGTAGTTTTCCATCGCGCAAACGGTCGGCACTGAATAAACATTTTGAAATAGTACCTTTTTTCTGCGGAACGTTGGCTTCTATATTATAAGTAACACCTTCGTATTTTTCTGCATCGCGTGGCTCGAACCAGTTGAAAACCCTTGCCGAATACGGACAGGCTGCAATACAAAAACGGCACCCTATACAGCGCTCATTATCAATAAGAACAATACCGTCTTCGCGTTTAAATGTGGCGTTAACCGGACAAACTTTTGTACATGGCGGGTTATCGCAATGCTGACATGGTTTTGGCATGTAGTACGGAGCTGTGTCTTCAGCATCCTGCATTTGCAATACATTAATATGATGTTGCTCCGGACGTAATTGGTGATGTTTTTGGCAGCCTTTCATACATTCGCGTGCATTCCTGCATTTCGATAAATCGATAACCATCACAAACTTGCGGTTTGGTAAGCCTTTCCGTCCTCGCTTTTGTTGTTCTGTGAGGTTCGGCATATCGGCCGGTTTTAGCTGTGCTTTGCTCACTTCAACAAGTTCTCCGCTCGATGTAAGCAGTTTAATTGTATCTCCCGAGGCGGTCTCTACCTGGTTGCATGAACTTAATAGACTGGAGCCTCCAACTAGTCCGGCTGCACCAACCGATACACCCAACTTTTTTACGAAATTTCTGCGTGATTTATTTTCCATAAAAAGACATTTTTTTAGAACTATAGTGCTAAATCCAATGCTAAATTCAGCTAAATTTGGTTTCTCAACCTTACGAATTTATAAAATAAGCGCAAAGCGGCAAACTAATCCGGTCATCTTGATAATAAAAGACTAATTTAACTTTAAATGTTATAAGTGAGTAAGTTACAGTGTTTTTCTGTGTTTGTGAAATTTTATCTTTGCTTTAATAACTTGATATTTGATGAGATAGGTTTTAGAGCCCTGAAAAAATATTTCTTTCGGGTGAACAAATATATTCTCGTGTTGTTTATAATGGATTTTTTTGAGGGGCTGAGCTTCTTTGTAGTGTGATGAATATCACATATGAATGTGTTGTAAAACATGTTTTAAATAAGCATTGCTCACTTTCTGAATGGTATAAAGTTACAGGATTTCCTGAAAATTCAAGTTTTTAGCTTTATATACTTCGAGCTAAAATATTGCAAGAAAGAAGTCGATTTGTAAAAAAATAGAAGAAACTGATTCTTTACATAAACATTATCAGGGTTTTGTCGTTTTATCATATGAAAAAGGGTAAAAAGGTATTATTGTTTTTAGCAGAGACTGAAGTTTACAAAACTTAAAAACGATAATAGCGTATTAGCCTTTAAAAACTAAATAAACCTTGCCGTATATTGATCTGGCTCTATGAAAAAGACTGTAACCTATATTACCACGTTTCTTGCAGGTATCTTTCTTTTACTTGCTCATAGCTCAAATGCTCAAAGTGTTATTAATCCTGCTGCAACCGACGATGATGTTGAAATCGGAGTTGTTGAACATCTCGACGATTATTTACCCGACAGCATCTCTCTTATTAATGAAGCTGGCGAACAGGTTTGGTTGTCCGAGCTCATTGATAAACCAACAATTCTGAATTTTGTGTATTACCGTTGCCCGGGAATTTGCAGCCCTTTGATGGAAGCGGTTGCCGGGGTAATGGATAAATCAGATCTTGTTCCCGGAGAAGATTACCAGGTGTTAACCATTAGTTTCGATCCGGGTGAGACAATTGACTTGGGGATTAGAAAAAAGAATAACTACCTGGGACTGATGAATAATCCAGGAAAAGTTGAAGAAGCAAAAACCGGTTGGTTGTTTTTTGTTTCCGACAGTGCCAGTATAATTAAAGCTACCAATGCAACAGGTTTTAAGTACAAGAAAACCGGTAACGATTTTACACATGCAGCTTCGTTAATTGTTATTAGCCCCGATGAAAAAATTACCCGTTATTTAAATGGCCTGTACTTTTTGCCGTTCGAATGGAAAATGGCTATTGTAGAAGCTTCGAAAGGCCAGTCGGGACCAACCCTGAACAAAGTATTGCGTTTTTGTTATTCCTATGATCCGCAAGGACAAACTTATGTATTAAATATAACTAAAGTTAGCGGAGTCATAATAATATTTTTCGGACTGGTTTTACTGCTGTTTCTGGTATTAAAACCAAAGAAAAAGTAAATTAAACTAAACTTTATGCATACAACAAATGCTGTTAATGGAGCAAATTACTTAACCTATCAAGGGAAATACAAGGGTTTGCTTGGCTGGATCTTATCCACTGACCATAAACGTATTGGTCTTCTTTATTTGTATTCGATAGCTGCTATGTTTGCAACGGGTGTTTTGTTAGGGCTTGCCATGAAATTTGAATTGCTTGCTCCCGGTAAAACAATTATGGATGCACAAACTTATAACGCTACGTTTACGGTTCATGGTGTTATAATGATTTTTATGGTGGTAGTGCCCGGTTTACCTGCGGTTTTTGGAAACCTAATGATGCCCATAATGATTGGAGCAAAAGATGTGGCTTTTCCAAAGCTTAATTTGCTGTCGTGGTGGTTGTACATTGCCGGAGTAGTTTTGGTGCTTTGCGCACTACTGTTTGGATCGGGTTCGCCTGACACTGGCTGGACTTTTTATGCACCCTACAGTTTTAAAACCGGAACCAATTTACTTCCTGCAGTATTCGGGGCATTTGTTTTAGGTTTTTCTTCCATCTTAACCGGGTTAAACTTTTTGGTAACCATTCACCGCTTGCGTTGCCCCGGAATGAAATGGACAAAGCTTCCGCTATTTGTCTGGACTTTGTACGGAACAGCCTGGATTCAATTGCTGGCAACACCGGTGGTTGGAATCACTCTGGTGTTAGTTGCATTGGAAAGAGTGTTCGGTGTAGGCGTTTTTGATCCGGCTTTGGGGGGTGATCCTGTTCTGTATCAACACCTGTTTTGGATTTACTCGCACCCGGCAGTTTATATTATGATTCTGCCTGCCATGGGAGCTATTTCGGAGATAATTCCAACATTTTCGCAAAAACATATTTTTGGATATAAAGCAATTATCGCTTCAACACTGGCTATTGCATTTGTGGGTTACCTGGTATGGGGGCATCACATGTTTACTGCCGGAATGAGCGGAACTGCACAATATTATTTTTCACTCCTCACATTTATTGTTGCCATACCAAGTGCAATAAAAGTATTTAACTGGATATCGACGATGTATAAAGGATCGATTAATATCCAAACGCCCTTTTACTGGGCAGTGTCATTCATATTTGTGTTTATGGTTGGTGGTTTAAGCGGCCTTGTTTTGGGGGCACTGGCTACCGATATTTACGTGCACGACACTGCCTTTGTTGTTGCTCACTTCCATTACATTGTTTTTGGCGGAACAGGCTTTGCCTTTTTTGCGGCAATGCACTACTGGTTCCCGAAAATATTTGGAAGAATGTATGATAAGGCCTGGGCCAATGTTGGCTGGCTGATTTTCACCATTGGTTTCCTGGCGTTGTATTCGCCCATGTTCTATCTCGGGATGATGGGAATGCCAAGGCGTTATTACGATTACCTCGAAGAGTTCCATGGTGGAAATATCCTGAGCACTATTGGCTCGTGGGTATTGGTAACCGGTTTTATCATCATTGTTGTAAACCTGGTTCGCTCGGCCCGAAAAGGACCAGCTGCTGAAATGAATCCGTGGCACAGTAAAACACTGGAATGGACAGTTACTTCGCCGCCACCGGTATTAAATTTTGAGAAAGAACCTGTATTGGGAGAAAAAGACGGACCTTATAACTATGACTAATATGGCTGAACATCAACATGCTCATGTGGAGCACCCCGACATGTACGATCCTGAATCGTCGAAAATCGGAATGTGGCTGTTTATTTTTACAGAACTACTGTTGTTTGGTGGCCTGTTTATTGTTTACTCGGTATATCGTTATCTGAATCCCGACGCTTTTCACCTGGCGGCCGAAGAACTAAATACTTTTATTGGCTCATTTAATACCGTTATTCTTCTGATTAGCAGTATGACCATTGCTATGTCGACCACCGCTTTGCAAAAAGGACATAAAAAAGTGGCTATTGCACTGGTGGTAATAACTTTCATTATTGGTATTGGCTTTTTGGTGAATAAGTATTTTGAATGGGGGGTAAAATTCTCGCACGGAATCTGGCCGGGATCAGAACAGATGCTAAATGAAATGAGTCAGGGCGAAATTTTATTCTTCGGACTTTATTTTGTGATGACCGGACTTCATGCACTGCACATTATTGTCGGGCTGATAATTATGGGCTTCGCAATACGAGGTGTTGCCAATGGAAAAGTAAATGCCAAACGCCCGTCGTTACTCGAAAATTGTGGCCTGTACTGGCACCTTGTCGACTTGATCTGGATTTTCCTGTTCCCGCTATTTTATCTCATCCATTAAAACTAATACTATGTCAGAAGATAAACATCATATTGTTCCGTATCGATTATACGTCATTGTTTTGGTGGCGCTGTTGGCACTAACTTTTGGGTCGATAGGAATTACCTCGATAGAACTGGGCGAATTTACCGTTGCGGCAGCCTTGCTGTTTGCCGTAGTAAAGTCGGCACTGGTGTTAACGTACTTTATGCACCTTAAATACGACAAACCATACATTAAATTGATGGTGGCCTTTGTGTTTGCCATTTTTGTGGTTGTAATTGTGATAACCTTTTTAGATTACCTCTATAGAGTATAACTATGTATAGCTCAGAAATAACCAAAGCCTCAAATTTTGTTCAGGGTGTCGACACTGCATTTCTTGTCATAATGGGCATATCGTTTTTGTTCCTTATTGGGCTAACGGTGGTAATGCTGGTGTTTATTTTTAAATACAACAAGAAAAGGAACCCAAAAGCAACACAGATTGAAGGAAGTACCAAGCTCGAAATCATTTGGACTGTTATTCCTTTTCTTATTACCATGCTGATGTTTTACTACGGCTGGGCAGGTTGGAAACCCATGCAGCGGGCACCAAAAGATGCGATGGAAATTACCGCTTACGGGCGTATGTGGAACTTTAGTTTTGAGTACGAAAATGGCCGTCGCACCGACACGCTTTTCCTGCCAAAGGATCAGCCGGTAAAACTCAACCTGGTGGCTATGGATGTGTTGCACAGCCTTTATATCCCGGCTTTTCGTGTAAAACAGGATATGGTACCCGGCAAAAAGGATAACTTCATGTGGTTTGAGCCGCAAAAAGTGGGAACCTACGAGTTGTTTTGTGCCGAATATTGTGGGTTGCAGCACTCCTACATGTACACTTATGTGGAGGTGATGGAAGATTCAGCTTTTCAGGCATGGATTACGGATACAACAAGTGTTGCTGCCTCGGTTGCCGAAATAGAATCGCCGGCGGCTACCGGAAAACGTATTATGCAAAACATTGGCTGCTTTGCCTGTCACACGCTTGACGGAACAAAACTGGTTGGGCCAAGTTTTAAAGGTATTTGGGGTGAAGAACAAACGGTAAAAACCGGAGGCGAAACACGGCAGATTGTGGTTGATGAGGAATACATCCGAAAATCGATTTACGAACCCAATGCCGATGTTGTGGATGGCTTTAACAAAGGATTAATGGTATCATACGAAGGGCAACTTTCGGATGATGATATTGATAATATTATTGAATACCTGAAAACGGTGAAATAACAACAAGGCAAAAGTTTAAAGGATAAAGGCAAAAGTTGAGTGTCGCAAATTTAAAATCGGCCACAGCCAAATCCCAATCGTAGTATCGGGAGCAAAAGTAAAAGTGTCATCCTGAGCGTAGTCGAAGGATGAATATCGAATAATGATTAACGATTTAAGATTTTAGAACGAATGTGTAAAGTGCTATTGTTTCTTATGTGATCTGGGGGATTCAAAAAAAAACAATGAAAGAACAGCTAAAAATAATATACGAATTGGGCAAGGTGCGAATATCGCTACCCATTGCTTTGTCGGCATTAACCGGTTATGTGCTTTTTACCCATGCCGTTGATGCACAAGGATGGTGGTTGTTGTTCGGTGTATTTTTTATGGCTTGCAGTTCAAGTGTTCTTAACCACTGGCAGGAGCGCGATGTTGATGCACAGATGCCACGCACAAAAGACCGCCCGTTACCTTCGGGAAGGATTAGCCCTAAAAATGCATTTTTGGTAGCTATTGGTTTTGCAGTTCTTGGTTCAGTTATTCTTATTTTTAGTAATCCGCCAATGGCTTTGCTTTTAAGCTGGCTAACGCTTTTCTTTTACAATGGCGTTTATACACCGCTAAAAAAAGTATCGGCGTTTGCCGTAATTCCTGGCTCTATGGTAGGGGCAATTCCCCCAATGATAGGTTGGGCCGGAGCAGGTGGAAGTCTCACGTCAGAAGTTATTTTAATGGTAGCTGCCTTCTTTTTTATCGGGCAAATACCACATTTCTGGTTACTGCTTTTAATGTTTGGCGAGCAATACAAACTGGCGAAAATGCCCAGCCTGAACCAGCTTTTTTCCGAACTACAAATAAAACGGGTAACCTACACCTGGATTCTTACAACAGTGGCATCTGCATTTCTGGTTATCTTTTTCGTTATTGGTAACAAACTCATCATGTTTTTGCTGATGTTTTACATCTTTTACCTGCTGTCGTCGCTTACCATGGCCGTTTTTGTTCAGGACGAATTTAAAGTGCGTCCATCATTCTATAAACTCAACTTCCTTTACCTTTTTATGATGATCTTTTTAATTGTTGACAGTTTGGTTCATACATAAAGTAGTGTAACCTTACTGTGCAGTTTATTTTAACTACATTTGTAAGCACATATTTATTAAAAGTATTGAATGACGTTTGAAGAACTTGGCATTAATTACGATTTATTGGATGCCATAGAATACATGGGATTTAAAAATGCTACTCCGATTCAGGAGCAGGCAATCCCGGTAATCCTCGATGGTGAAGACCTGATTGCCTGCGCACAAACAGGAACAGGAAAAACCGCTGCTTTTTTACTGCCTATACTCGATTTAATAGCCGATTTACCTGGTGGAGAAACATCAACACTGATTATTGTTCCAACACGTGAGCTGGCCATGCAAATTGATCATCAGGTGCAGGGAATTGGCTATACCATGGGGATTCATTCCATAGCCTTGTACGGCGGTGGCGATGGCGACGAATGGGGCCAACAAAAAAGAGCACTTACCAAAGGAGCCGACATTATTATTGCCACTCCCGGGAAACTGATCTCGCACCTGAACCTGGGCTATGTAAAATTTGATAAGATCGAATTTCTGATTCTCGATGAGGCCGACCGAATGCTCGATATCGGTTTTTACGAAGATATTACAAAGATTATTTCTTATCTGCCAAAAGAGCGCCAAACGCTGATGTTCAGTGCAACCATGGCACCAAAAATCAGGAAGCTGGCATCAGAGATTCTCAATAAACCAAAAGAGATAAACATCGCTATGTCGAAACCGGCAGAAGGCGTGTTACAGGCCGCGTACCTTATTTACGATAAACAAAAGGGCGATTTGGTGGCGCACCTTATTTCGGAGAACCCGGATTACAGCAGTGTTATCATTTTTTGCTCAACCAAACGGGTAACCAACGAATTAGCAAAAAGGCTAAAAAAGAAAGGTTTTGATGCCGAAGCTATTTCTTCGGACCTGGAACAGCGTGAACGTGAAGATGTGCTGAATGGATTTCGCTCAAGACGAATTCGCATTTTAGTGGCAACCGATGTAATGAGCCGCGGTATCGATATTAAAGATATTAACCTGGTGATTAACTACGATGTGCCGGGCGATGCCGAAGATTATGTGCACCGCGTTGGACGTACTGCCCGTGCCGATTCAACAGGTGTGGCACTTACCCTGGTGAACGAAGACGACATGTACAAGTTCCATCGTATTGAGGAGCTGATAGAGCGCGAGGTATTTAAAATTCCGCTACCCGAACAGTTTGGAGAAGGCCCGGAATGGAGAACTCCTTCGAAAGGGAAAAAGAACAAGCGCGGGAAATTCCATAAATACAAAAAAGGAAGCAGCCAGCACAAACACCGCAAGTCGTACGAGCAAAAGAAAAAACAATAAAATTTTGAACGCAGATAACACTGATTTAGGTGATTATCGCTGAAAGTAGAAGTTTAAACATAAAGTCACAAAGCTGTTTTTAACCACATTAGACACATAGAACACATTACTTTTGCCGACTGTTTTTTGCTTACTGCCTACTCATTCTGCGATCAAAAATCGTTAATCATCATTCGAAATTCTTTTTCGATGTAGGTTTCCCTGAACGTGAGATGGCTTGTTTTGGCACTAACCGTCTAAAAAAGAAATAAAAAAATCCACCGGCGTTCACCGGCGGATTCTCTCTTTTCATTTCCCCTCGTTTATACTAGATGGTATTAATTGCTTTTATTGATTGTTACCTTAATAATTTTGT
Proteins encoded in this region:
- a CDS encoding DEAD/DEAH box helicase: MTFEELGINYDLLDAIEYMGFKNATPIQEQAIPVILDGEDLIACAQTGTGKTAAFLLPILDLIADLPGGETSTLIIVPTRELAMQIDHQVQGIGYTMGIHSIALYGGGDGDEWGQQKRALTKGADIIIATPGKLISHLNLGYVKFDKIEFLILDEADRMLDIGFYEDITKIISYLPKERQTLMFSATMAPKIRKLASEILNKPKEINIAMSKPAEGVLQAAYLIYDKQKGDLVAHLISENPDYSSVIIFCSTKRVTNELAKRLKKKGFDAEAISSDLEQREREDVLNGFRSRRIRILVATDVMSRGIDIKDINLVINYDVPGDAEDYVHRVGRTARADSTGVALTLVNEDDMYKFHRIEELIEREVFKIPLPEQFGEGPEWRTPSKGKKNKRGKFHKYKKGSSQHKHRKSYEQKKKQ